GACTAGCTTCTAGCATGTACAAGCCAGCATTTGgttaataatcatatataatctgcacaacctctttttttttttttttttttttaacactgttttattgcataatatttttacttgatatGAATTTGTTGGAATCACTGACTTGCGACTGTTTTTCGGAAGTTGTGAGATGGATGAAGCATACTGATTTGCTTGATACTGATTTAGGAAATAGAGCATCGAGAGTTTGTCCGTGTAAGGACAATCCGCCTGAACGGGAAGCCTCGAGTTATAACATTAAAGCAGGATTTGCACTACTGGCCTACTTGGGAGCTGATATTTGACCCCGATTCTGCAATGTGGCATCGAAAGACCATCAAGGCGTTGGACTACAGTAGTGTATAAAGAAAGCAGTAGATTTGAGTTAGCATGTTGGAATTTGAAACTCATACACACAAACCACATTTCTGATAGAAACCTGCgtagattttattaaaagaaaataatgttgATAATAGGAGGTGTCAActtttcttaaatataattaaagatgtCTTTCCTCCATTAATCGGTCCTAAAGGCCATCCACATTCTAAACTGcctaaaaactatttttttttctcttgctttattctttttactattttctttttattctctcGTATCATAAAATCTTatcctaatttaaatttattaatttttttaaactaattcaatcacaatattatgttaatttcataatattatttaaatctttattttgattttaattttattattatctaattctATCATAATATTaccataatttttattattacataaattaTTTCCTAATTCTGTCAGTTTGCCCTCGGCATTATGTAAAGAAGTCTTGGTTACCAGCTACAAAAACATGGTTGAAGGTTATGTGCAAAACAAACCAATAGCAAATTGTTATTTCCAATTTAGGTATCACTTAATTCTCTTAATCTTGAAGAAGCTAAAGTCAGTTAATGGAAATTCTATTGAGAAATTCTAGTAATGAAAAGAAGTTACCAACCaatattatagtaaaataattataatctgTACCGCATTGTTGTCCTATCCATTGCAGATTAATTTCGGCGAGCTACAGATCTGTTATAATATGTAAACCTACCAAAATTATGCATGGAGCCAGGAGAAGCAATCGCTGAAGAGACATTGCCATGGGAAATTGGGACGGAGGAGGTGGTGACGCAGCCCAAATCACTGTCCCTGGAGGTGGTGGGGGTATTGGCAACGATGATGGATGTGGTACCAAGGGTGCTTTTTGCTGTGGCGGTTTTGGTTGTGGAGCAAGTGGTTGTGTAGGTGGCGGAGGCCAGTTTGTATTGGATATTGGTAGTGGCGGGGGCCAGTTTGTATTGGGCATTGGTGGCGGAGATCATTTTGTGTTGGATATTGGTTGTGGCGAAGGCCAGTTTGTGTTGGGTATTAGTAGTGGAGGAGACTAGTTTATATTGGGTTTTTGTGGGGTTGGCCAGTTAGTGTTGGGCTGAGAGAGTGAAGggtttaattaaaaagatgaagaaaagaaaagttagGGAGAATGCATTAGCATGGATGAATTTAAGGGCCATGGTATGAATGCTGGGGCTTTACAGTGGAGGAGAAGAGGCTAAGTTGGATCTTAATAACTTACTAtatattgaaagaaagaaaggtgTGTAGTTAATAATccacttaaacaaattaatacGCCATTAAACTTGGGTTTTAGGAATatatgaattatcaatttaatggtttcaaatcatataataatagagtaatactatgtgtatccactttgagtatacaaatgtatacacactcatatatatcatcatatgattggttattattttattcttaatttaaaatcatctaatcatatgatgacacatataaatatacacatatttgtgtatccaaaataggtacacataattttattgataataatattattgctCACGTGAATTACCAATTATACGATgatagtatatataaaattactcaaaCAATGCCATTCCTATTTGACGTTCTACTTTGCTTCAATCTAATGTTCTGTGTGttactttaatttaataacaataaaatataaaattatacataaatatgtatatattcatatagaAGAAGTGTCTGTTCCACGTCAAAGGTTGAAATTCAATGCTGCACGTGATTAGACTGACATAAATTCTCATGAAATTTGTGCGACCAAGGAAGGTAGACTTGTTTTTGGGCCTGGTTCATCTATTCTACATCAAAGGTTAGCAGTTAATCAAgtttcttaattgaaaattaagggAAAATTGGAAATTAACATCAGCCAAGATTAGAGATGTCAAATCAGTTAGATCGGACTGGTCTGAACCATGGGAAAATGGTCTAACAACCTGTCGTGGACTGGTCATACCCATAGGCCTTTCAAGCCTTGAACTTAGATACAAGGCAAGTGGGTTGCTCAATTCGATCCgttattgtttttataattatttaaaaattaactaattaattaataattataatataaaattttaattttttattaaaattaatggatctattaattatttttaggttTGACTTTATGTATATCGAGTtagacaataaattttatattttttatggtaCCAATGGATCTGACCATAACCAATTTGACTTGATCTACTATCACTTTTAACTAAGATagaaatttgatttcaaaataaaattatattaaaatcaacGTACTATAGAGATTATAATTTTGAAGagtgaaatatatttttccaCTCGAGGTCTGGGGTTAAAATACACTATTTCACCTGTAAGTGAAATAAATAacgttttcaaaaaaaaaatataattaatatctttCTACCTAAAGTTAAactcttttaataaaataattgtattggaatataaaattactattttatttttattattcattttacaaaattatcatataacctaaattaataaaactttaaaaaaacaatttaaatatttaaattatataagtaacctcttatttcaatttttttttcacactCACATATTCTTTATTTCTCACCAAAGGTTGGGTCGTCTTTGTTATATAAACCTAAATTAggtgtaaattataatttttttaaatattaaaggtttttttttttaattttagggggatggaaattaaaaaaaagttttggggtattttagaaaattttaaaaatatcaatctatctacaatagtttgaaaaataacagttacactctcaaaaaattaaacaaaatataataaattttggatgtaaatatcaatttacaatTATTGAGATTATGTagtagtttcaaaatatatgagattAGAAAAGGTTTCAAAGGTagatttatgagtttttaaacttttttaaggatgaaattgtcatatttaaaatgtttgaaacttttaaaaaaatattatttttttagtaatgttATGCGTAcctattttttagtatataaataagtatatacataatatgttatcatgtaattagatatcaCTTTagtcttaattcaaaatcatctgaTCATTTGATGAGACATATTAAATATGCATTCATTTGTGTAATCAAAattaggtatacatagttttattattatttttttcaaaattaatgaattataaaattattatccaaTGCTAAACAAATACATGAAGTGGTATTTGGTACTTTGCGATCTTTGCTTAGAAGCCTGTCCAGCTTCTTTCTTCGCACTCAAAACAAGCAAAGGAAAATTCCATCTTCATCAAAGAATTGAAGGCGGTAAACTAAATGCCATTGGCTTGTAAACCCTTCGAAGACAATGCATCTCCATCAACTATATCATTATAGGTAACATAAGATTTCTCCTATATAAACTgaataaaataactaatttcTAAAACGTCAAGATCGTAAATTTACGTTTCTCGCAAGACTATCGAGATTACTTATTGACATAACTTAGCTTTTTACTCTAAAAACCtctttaaatgacaattttcaatagattaattatactataattaCACTGCATTAGAATTTGGAGTAAAGATTTAACCAATACAAAGTAGATTAATTGATCTCATCAAAGTCTAATAAACTTtaagatatatttatgttgtcTACTCagatcataacttttaagtgtattcaattatctgattttattaaactaaaaaacataatttatgtTAACTCACAATAGGAAATTTCTAACGGGTAAAACCAACATAATAATAGAATTGTAGACATGATCAATTGATACAATTTTTGCTTCTagctatattaaaaaataccaTTTCAGAAGCATCAAATACTGCAAATTATCTATTGATCGAACTTGACCAATCACATGAGTATTACATGTAATTGGTCATGAAGAAATTAATGTTGGAAGGATGGTGGACCAGAAATGGAGAAGACTTATGACCAGAAAACGtgcttttatttcaataatatttcatcatctttctcttctcttccttGGCCATCCATTTCTCTTAGAATAATATTACCATGGCAAGGCCATTTCTAAACGTATGCACACAAAATCTTCAGCTTCAATCCACACCCTTAACCCTTTTCTTTGTTTCCATCGGGGTCTTCTCTGTGTTTTCGATTGTAACATTTCTCTGTGCCTCTCACAACCCAAACAAATCATCAAGAAGActgaaggaagaagaaacagCGTCAAGTGAGAAGAAACTTCTCTCGAAACTAAACAGTAATATTAGTAGCAAAGCCCATTTGATGGTGAAGATGATTTCGTGGAGGAAGTTgcaagatgaagatgatggtgAAGATGAAGCAGTCTGGAAGAGATCGATCATCATGGGAGAAAGGTGTCGTCCTCTCGAGTTTTCCGGGAAAATCCTGTATGATTCTGAAGGAAACCTTCTACCCGACTCTCACTCATCCATCAAAACCTAAGTAAATCAACAGTTTATTACGTTTGGTGAATATCTACTTCTTTACAAGAATAATTTTGtcttatttacaatttttttttttttccctttcttcttgcTTTGTTATTGTGAATCAGTAGAGCTAACAAGTGGGGtgaaattaatttgtaaataatatggAAACTGGAATGAAAATATTTAGAtcatgtgtatttattttaaatttataaacagatatatatatatatatatatatatatatatataaaattaaataattaaataatttttaatttaaaattatttaattatataataacatatataaatatatatatttattaggtttagattaaaattttcctATAGTCAACTACAAGTCAATCACCAATACTTTAAAATCATGTAATGCCTAAGGCTGGACTCGAACTCGAGCTGGCTCAGGTTGACTcgtagatttttttaaaaatttttttatacaaaacgacgtcgttttgatctatatatatatacaaaacagtatcgttttgatataaaaaaagaaCCGAATCAAGCCATAAATGAGCCGAGTCGAACTCGAATCGACCATAAAAAAACCGAGTCGAACCCAAACTGGCTGTAAGCCGAGCTCGactcgactcgaatccaaccttaataATGCCCTTCTCTTTTTTGCATTCACATTAAGTGTGAACTCAACAAAAAAGCCAAGCCCTTTAAAAAAGATTTCTTAGATTTATGCACACACTGTATGTGACGAAAGACAAATGCAATCAAACtgagatttgatttgaaattatttcaCCATCATAACCACAGTAGCCTAAGTAGattaattttctataatgcTGAATTCATTTGTTGGTGACCCATCTTTGGCTAGAAGAGTatattccacccaaggtttagtgagatgacaatttttacaaattaattttaaaaaattcaaatatctgcCCACTATCCAATTCTATTAATGTATTTTGTTagcttaatattaaattacttatttaccttttttttatgataaaaattaccCTACAAAGTAATTTGATTGGACAGTAACACAAACATGTAGATCtttctataattttaacaatacaatattatatcaacaagtaactcctaaatacacacacaaatttttaaaaggaCGCTAAACTTTCACAAAGTAACCacaaaaaattaccttaatcaACTTAAATCAATATTACAACCCGAAAGtccatataaattttaacagtTAAGGGCTTATGAATTAGACTTTATTTGCCAGACTTTCCATTAGTTTTTAGTTGTTATTTGTCGAAAACATTGTTTCATTCACCTTGTGCCCATCGAAATCCACCAATTGCAATAACTgtctctttcattttcatataatttttttcactacCAAACATTGATTGCACTgtcattgttgttgttgttgcacATCTCGATCATCACCACCATTTTGGCCATCACCACCACCCTTCCGCCACTATTCCATTAGCCTCTCCTCGCATAGCCTCTTGTGACATCAATTTGGTTTGGAATTTGTTTGTTGCTTTGCTAATTGTTTTGGGGTATTGATTGAAGTTTATTGAGGTAATTTTTAACAGTTACTTtgttaaagtttgaattttttttgaggATTTATGTGTGTTTTGGTATCACTTGTCAATAGGAGGTTGTACTATTAGAGTAGTGTATCTCTATAAGCAAGAGGTGTTTATTGCAGTTACTAAAAGATTTgtgtgtgttttggtattgctTGTCAATAGAAGGTTGTACTATTGGAATAGTATTTCTCTATAAACAAGAGGTGTTTATTGTCGTTACCAAAAGATTTGTGTGTTCATGTTTTTACCTAACCAAATTACTTTACGGAacctttttgtcattaaaagagggtaaatatataatttaattttaaactacaagaatacattaacaaaattgaaagattgGTAAATATTtcgattttcaaagttaagggtaGGAATTGTCAtctcactaaaccttgggtgggacattaGTCTTTTGGCCCCCATCTTTTCATGCCTGTCTCATTCATTCACAGCATTTACATTATCAACAACTGCTATGATGTAGACTAGCCTGCACCATGTCCACCTATTTTTTCACCACTTGCCTTGAAAAAACTACTCTTTATTACACTCCCCCAGTTACATACTACAGCACCCCAAGAAAATTATCCATCAATATTGTGAAAGCAATAAGAGATTGGATTTTAAACAAAGAACCCAGTTGTTGAATTGGTTAATTAGCACTTATCCATGGTTTTCTAGCAGTGAATTAGCTCAAATTAAACACGCAGCCCTCACTCATATTATGCCCTTACTCTTCCCTTGTGTTTGAAAATCTTGGTAGAGATAATATAATGATCAAATCCAGGTAAAGTAAACAATTAATTCAATGGTGCAGTTATGAATTCCCACAATTTAATAGAACAATCCAACCCTAAATTAAATTACTCTGAATTCCTAGGAATTGGATCTGAACTCAACTTGGCATCAAATGGGTGAAAGAAACATGTGAACTTGATTACATATGATATGTCATCTTCACCAAATGAAAATGTTCAAAGTCTGCCATTTTAATAGTGTGTCTCAcaacttatcttttttttttctttggttaacTGGAGAATCATAGTGATCAAATCCATACTCATACACCTAATAAATCAGGGTTTTACAAATATAACAGAGAtttgatttcaaatattttctttaaaagttttaatattttatcaattttgttaatacgTGGGATTATAACCTCCCCTTATGCTTACTATTACAAATGCATGGTTTAATTGTAGAGGATATGCAGTGATACACGCGATTGTGACAAAATTTGACGTGTTTTAACACTTAATAATTCCCCAAGAGCTAATAcccaaataaactaaaaatgatATCTAGAACAAATTTACATGGAGGACCCTGAAACATGAATCTGCTTGTTGCTCTTGATGCCAGATTAAGTCCAAGGATAACTATCCAGATGACTTTCTTCTGTGGGAAAAAAACTTACGTGTTTCTGCAAAATACaatgaaatattaagagaaattagtatacaattataaatctaaacatatgttgaattctcagAAAACAAgagttagattattttttaaacaatttgagaaattaaaatagttCATACGTAGGAGTCAAGCttcaatttaaaacaagttaaattgaaagaagtgattttttttttttgtttatttttaattgtccAAACTAAACATTATAGTGGACAGCCTAACTATTGTTGGGTACAAAATTTTGACTTTGGGATTTTCTTGTTCCCTAGAAACGGCATGAATCCTTCTTAGAAATTAAAGTTAAAGTCAAGTTAGGCTCCTCTCTTAAGAGCTGATGATGATGTAAGGAACGACGTCTCCTTTAAGACCAGTTGCTGTCTCTGAATTGCCCATTACTATTTTGTcaacaaaagaaggaaagatCTTCCAATTTGATCGATATTTATGTGATGTTTCCATAgataatttaagtaataaaaaagaaaaatattaaacataaaaatataaactttaatgCTATAGATGATATATCCAAATCAAATACGATGTGATAtattaaagagttaaaaaagGAGGGGGGTCAACTTCTGGACGAGGCCAGCCATTGTCAATTTGTCATTCATGACACTTTCAACAATGAACGGCCCGACACGACG
The genomic region above belongs to Mangifera indica cultivar Alphonso chromosome 15, CATAS_Mindica_2.1, whole genome shotgun sequence and contains:
- the LOC123197481 gene encoding glycine-rich protein 2-like, whose protein sequence is MGNWDGGGGDAAQITVPGGGGGIGNDDGCGTKGAFCCGGFGCGASGCVGGGGQFVLDIGSGGGQFVLGIGGGDHFVLDIGCGEGQFVLGISSGGD